A DNA window from Desulfovibrio desulfuricans DSM 642 contains the following coding sequences:
- the leuB gene encoding 3-isopropylmalate dehydrogenase gives MKKTICLLPGDGIGPEILAEGVKVLKAAAEKFGHEFVFDTAHIGGSAIDAAGDPLPEETVHKCRNADAVFLAAVGGPKWDALAPEKRPEKGLLRIRKELELFANLRPAMLLPELAGACLLRADIAAKGLDLVVVRELTGDIYFGEPRGQEMRDGLRTGYNTMVYNEEEIRRIATVAFETARKRRNKVCSVEKSNVLETSRLWKEVVIETHRQYADVELTHMYVDNAAMQLVRDPSQFDVILTGNIFGDILSDEASVITGSLGMLPSASMGASGPGLFEPIHGSAPDIAGQNKANPLATILSGAMMLRLGFDMGKEADAIEAAVRKALADGFRTGDIMEPGKTLLGCKEMGDKVVERL, from the coding sequence ATGAAAAAGACCATCTGCCTCTTGCCGGGTGACGGCATCGGCCCGGAGATTCTGGCCGAAGGTGTTAAGGTTCTCAAGGCCGCCGCTGAAAAGTTCGGCCACGAATTTGTTTTTGACACCGCCCACATTGGCGGTTCCGCCATTGATGCGGCTGGCGACCCCCTGCCGGAAGAAACCGTGCACAAGTGCCGCAATGCCGACGCCGTTTTTCTGGCGGCTGTGGGCGGCCCCAAGTGGGACGCCCTCGCGCCCGAAAAACGCCCGGAAAAAGGCCTGTTGCGCATCCGCAAGGAGCTTGAGCTTTTTGCCAACCTGCGCCCGGCCATGCTGCTGCCCGAACTGGCAGGCGCGTGCCTGCTGCGTGCCGACATCGCCGCCAAGGGCCTTGACCTCGTGGTTGTGCGCGAACTGACCGGCGACATCTATTTTGGCGAGCCGCGCGGGCAGGAAATGCGCGATGGCCTGCGCACCGGCTACAACACAATGGTGTACAACGAGGAAGAAATCCGCCGCATTGCCACAGTGGCTTTTGAAACGGCGCGCAAACGCCGCAACAAGGTCTGCTCTGTGGAAAAGAGCAACGTGCTGGAAACCTCGCGCCTGTGGAAGGAAGTGGTCATTGAAACGCACCGCCAGTATGCCGATGTGGAGCTGACCCACATGTACGTGGACAATGCCGCCATGCAGCTTGTGCGTGATCCTTCGCAGTTTGACGTGATCCTCACGGGCAATATTTTTGGCGATATCCTGTCTGACGAAGCCTCGGTCATCACCGGCTCGCTGGGCATGCTGCCCTCGGCCTCCATGGGCGCTTCCGGCCCCGGCCTGTTTGAACCCATCCACGGCTCCGCCCCCGACATCGCGGGGCAGAACAAGGCCAATCCTCTTGCCACCATTCTTTCCGGGGCCATGATGCTGCGCCTTGGCTTTGATATGGGCAAGGAAGCCGATGCCATCGAGGCGGCAGTGCGCAAGGCTCTGGCCGATGGTTTCCGCACTGGCGACATTATGGAACCCGGCAAAACCCTGCTGGGTTGCAAAGAAATGGGCGACAAGGTTGTGGAGCGGCTGTAA
- a CDS encoding (Fe-S)-binding protein: MKATTDKLSDWVVKIACGRDFETQLQDVAATGQHGAPQVLRAMALGANGFAGVPQQADLALVFGCYRPFSTPNILREVAWILGRLGMAHTWLEKENCCGLPLLHQVASEDRPQMVEAAQGFVRGNSTAAAQKGASRLAYCCAGCAHVAKSVDAGGDVSHSYILDVLLDALKGQSLRVNPLKVAYFEGCHTSYRRPFPQTSLDWPAYRQFLEGVEGLAVQDVAGGLCCKNQSDRIVAAALDGGIDALVCACSGCTVALRGAGQGKLRVMSYTELLARALGYEPTEL; this comes from the coding sequence ATGAAAGCTACCACAGACAAGCTGAGCGATTGGGTAGTCAAAATCGCGTGCGGCAGAGATTTTGAAACGCAGCTTCAGGATGTTGCAGCTACTGGCCAGCATGGCGCGCCGCAGGTTCTGCGGGCCATGGCTCTGGGGGCGAACGGCTTTGCAGGGGTGCCGCAACAGGCGGATTTGGCGTTGGTTTTCGGCTGCTACAGGCCATTCAGCACGCCCAATATTCTGCGCGAGGTGGCGTGGATTTTGGGCCGCCTTGGCATGGCCCACACCTGGCTGGAGAAAGAAAACTGCTGCGGTTTGCCCCTGCTGCATCAGGTCGCGTCAGAGGACAGGCCGCAGATGGTAGAAGCCGCCCAGGGCTTTGTGCGGGGCAACAGCACGGCGGCAGCGCAAAAGGGCGCATCCCGCCTCGCATACTGCTGTGCTGGCTGTGCGCACGTGGCCAAGTCGGTTGATGCCGGGGGGGATGTTTCCCACAGCTATATTCTTGACGTGCTGCTGGACGCCCTGAAAGGGCAGAGCTTGCGGGTCAATCCCTTGAAAGTGGCCTATTTTGAAGGATGCCACACCTCGTACCGCAGGCCCTTTCCGCAGACATCGCTAGACTGGCCCGCTTACAGGCAGTTTCTTGAAGGGGTGGAAGGGCTTGCTGTACAGGATGTTGCGGGCGGCCTGTGCTGCAAAAATCAGTCTGACCGGATAGTGGCGGCGGCGCTGGATGGCGGAATTGACGCTCTTGTATGCGCCTGTTCCGGCTGCACGGTGGCCCTGCGCGGTGCTGGTCAGGGGAAGCTCAGGGTTATGAGCTATACCGAATTATTGGCTCGGGCCTTGGGGTATGAACCCACAGAGCTGTAG
- a CDS encoding DMT family transporter, translating into MGFFYSIISSAAFGLIPLFTLPLMHGGVSGPSALFYRFAIATVVLGIVLAVRGERFSARGIDLCKLAGMSTMYTMAALLFFWGFKHMPSGVVATLQFTYPVMVMLIMIVFYHERFSWITALSILLAIAGVYLLCGGNDGDMGGASLLAVALLLLSALCNAVYITTIYAARIPNMSGLVMTFYVLAFGSVISGANALLSDSFHPLHSWWELLLATLLAVVTAVISNLTLILAVQRIGSTLTSILGVMEPVTAVVVGILVFSEPFSMSLVAGVAFIAASVVMVMLGKQITAFFQRHKHA; encoded by the coding sequence ATGGGCTTTTTTTACAGTATTATTTCTTCTGCGGCCTTTGGCCTTATCCCTCTGTTTACACTACCGCTGATGCATGGCGGCGTTTCAGGGCCTTCCGCCCTGTTCTACCGCTTTGCCATTGCCACAGTGGTACTGGGTATAGTGCTTGCCGTACGCGGCGAACGATTCAGCGCGCGCGGCATTGACCTGTGCAAGCTTGCTGGCATGAGCACCATGTACACAATGGCGGCCCTGCTCTTTTTTTGGGGATTCAAGCACATGCCGAGCGGGGTTGTGGCAACGCTGCAATTTACCTATCCCGTCATGGTCATGCTGATCATGATTGTGTTTTATCACGAGCGCTTCTCGTGGATCACGGCCCTGTCCATCCTGCTGGCAATCGCTGGCGTTTACCTGCTCTGCGGCGGCAATGATGGCGACATGGGGGGGGCAAGCCTGCTGGCTGTGGCCCTGCTTCTGCTTTCCGCACTGTGCAACGCCGTATACATCACAACCATTTATGCCGCGCGCATTCCCAACATGAGCGGGCTTGTAATGACTTTTTACGTGCTGGCCTTTGGGTCGGTTATTTCCGGGGCCAACGCCCTGCTATCCGACTCGTTCCACCCCCTGCATTCATGGTGGGAACTGCTGCTCGCAACTTTGCTGGCCGTGGTGACAGCCGTTATTTCAAACCTCACTCTCATTCTTGCCGTACAGCGCATCGGCTCCACGCTGACATCCATCCTTGGCGTTATGGAGCCTGTAACCGCTGTAGTGGTGGGGATTCTGGTGTTCAGCGAACCGTTCAGCATGTCGCTGGTTGCAGGGGTGGCCTTTATTGCCGCTTCGGTTGTGATGGTCATGCTGGGCAAACAGATAACGGCCTTTTTTCAGCGACACAAACACGCATAA
- a CDS encoding septal ring lytic transglycosylase RlpA family protein has product MKYSRWPLVLAAIALCMLLASPMNADAASQSAPSDQKHSNATPHAAKKSSGDTETRKSKREKTSDKTASSHSSRSKRDKAESRSKSKQRKSSSTASLSEKERRDSTDSRDIWLKRAQESEIMSGKASWYGRDFHGGSTASGLDYDMYTFTAAHRTLPMGTVVRVTDQNNGKSVMVCVTDRGPFVRGRIIDLSFAAAQQIDIDDKGISKVKLEVISDESGTPLKPDEAYFVRYNAAQGDEKIGPFRAFADAAAMHEALRQVHPEAEVVMDQSK; this is encoded by the coding sequence ATGAAGTATTCACGCTGGCCTTTAGTGCTGGCGGCCATAGCCTTATGCATGCTTTTGGCCTCCCCCATGAACGCCGACGCGGCTTCACAAAGCGCTCCCTCCGATCAAAAGCATTCGAACGCTACCCCCCACGCCGCCAAAAAGTCCTCCGGCGACACTGAAACTCGCAAATCAAAACGCGAAAAGACCAGTGACAAAACCGCCTCTTCGCACAGCTCGCGCTCCAAGCGCGATAAAGCTGAATCGCGCTCCAAATCCAAGCAACGCAAATCCTCATCCACTGCGTCCTTATCCGAAAAAGAACGCCGGGATAGCACCGACAGCCGTGATATCTGGCTGAAACGCGCTCAGGAGAGCGAAATCATGTCCGGCAAGGCCTCCTGGTACGGACGGGATTTCCACGGCGGCTCTACCGCCAGCGGGCTTGATTACGACATGTATACCTTTACCGCCGCGCACCGCACCCTGCCCATGGGCACGGTCGTTCGCGTCACCGACCAGAATAACGGCAAGAGCGTTATGGTCTGTGTGACAGACAGAGGCCCCTTTGTGCGCGGGCGCATCATTGATCTTTCTTTTGCCGCTGCGCAACAGATTGATATTGACGACAAAGGTATCAGCAAGGTCAAGCTGGAAGTCATCAGCGATGAAAGCGGCACTCCCCTCAAACCCGATGAAGCATATTTTGTGCGCTACAACGCCGCTCAGGGTGATGAAAAAATCGGCCCCTTCCGCGCATTCGCGGATGCAGCCGCCATGCATGAAGCACTGCGCCAGGTTCACCCCGAGGCTGAAGTGGTCATGGATCAATCCAAGTAA
- a CDS encoding AIR synthase-related protein: MLYRVETGPRAGLDDTQGRKTAQHLRKALNISVSGVRQIKVFTADGLDAAQVARLLGESIWHDPILQEASLEPLPLLDPAADWFVEVGFRPGVTDNEARTARDTAAMVLDIPRDSLRVYTAVQYRISSDKAVPLTREQVDMLARDLLCNTLIQRYRIKSRQEWDAQPGFEAQAARVTGEINETVDTIALSAMDDEALTKASRENTWALNLKEMHSIRVQFTAQEEADRRKALGLPADPTDVEMEVLAQTWSEHCKHKIFASRINYTDAATGRSEVVDNLYKTCIRDATAMLRERMGEDDYCKSVFKDNAGVIAFINGYDACIKVETHNSPSALDPYGGALTGIVGVNRDPMGTGMGAELVCNTDVFCFASPFHDKSLPPRLLHPRRVLEGVREGVEHGGNKSGIPTVNGSLVFDERYLGKPLVYCGTVGIIPAEIHGRPGWFKQAEEGDYIVMTGGRIGKDGIHGATFSSEELHEGSPATAVQIGDPITQRKMYDFIMRARDLGLYHAITDNGAGGLSSSVGEMAEDTGGCVLDIAKAPLKYDGLRPWEILLSEAQERMTLAVSPEKLDEFMALAARMDVEATALGRFTTSGFFEVRYHDRIIASMPMEFMHDGVPQLELEAEWKAPEVTDVTVDVAEVEQTAFLQRMLGTLNICSKEYIIRQYDHEVRGGSVVKPLVGVKRDGPADAGVIRPLLESDAGLVISHGICPKFSDYDTYWMMANAMDEAIRNAVAVGADPDALAGVDNFCWCDPVVSPSNPDGRYKLAQLVRACRALRQFSLAYGVPCISGKDSMKNDYTGGGERISIPPTVLFSILGVIRNVTAAQTSDFKQAGHAIYVLGGTWREMAGSEAATELGLKGGRVPHVDASNALLRYRAVNALMGQRAISACHDCSDGGLAVAIAEMCIGGRLGAEINLDAVPALETMNVTELLYSESASRLVVSVKPDLAMILDALGMWQPCTRIGTVTGNGQLTMKSGDSVIVNASVEDLARAFKRTLDW, translated from the coding sequence ATGCTCTATAGGGTGGAAACCGGCCCCCGCGCCGGACTTGACGATACCCAGGGCCGCAAGACGGCCCAGCACCTGCGCAAGGCGCTGAACATTTCTGTTTCTGGCGTTCGCCAGATCAAGGTCTTTACGGCTGACGGGCTTGATGCCGCTCAGGTGGCCCGTCTGCTGGGCGAAAGCATCTGGCACGACCCCATCCTTCAGGAAGCCTCCCTTGAGCCGCTGCCCCTGCTTGACCCTGCGGCAGACTGGTTTGTGGAAGTGGGCTTCCGCCCCGGCGTGACGGATAACGAGGCCCGCACCGCGCGCGACACTGCCGCCATGGTGCTGGACATTCCGCGCGACAGCCTGCGCGTGTATACCGCCGTGCAGTACCGCATCAGCAGCGACAAGGCCGTGCCCCTCACCCGCGAGCAGGTGGACATGCTGGCCCGCGACCTTTTGTGCAACACGCTCATCCAGCGCTACCGCATCAAGAGCCGTCAGGAATGGGACGCCCAGCCCGGCTTTGAAGCTCAGGCCGCCAGGGTTACGGGCGAAATCAACGAAACCGTTGACACCATTGCCCTTTCAGCCATGGATGACGAAGCCCTGACCAAGGCCAGCCGCGAAAATACATGGGCGCTCAACCTCAAGGAAATGCACAGCATCCGCGTGCAATTCACCGCGCAGGAAGAAGCCGACCGCCGCAAGGCCCTTGGCCTGCCCGCCGACCCCACCGATGTGGAAATGGAAGTGCTGGCCCAGACGTGGTCCGAGCACTGCAAGCACAAGATTTTTGCCTCGCGCATCAATTATACCGATGCCGCCACCGGACGTAGCGAAGTGGTGGACAACCTCTACAAGACCTGCATCCGCGACGCCACAGCCATGCTGCGCGAGCGCATGGGCGAAGACGACTACTGCAAGTCCGTTTTCAAGGACAACGCGGGCGTTATCGCCTTTATCAACGGCTACGATGCCTGCATCAAGGTTGAAACCCACAACAGCCCCTCGGCGCTCGACCCGTACGGCGGCGCGCTCACCGGCATTGTGGGCGTGAACCGCGACCCCATGGGCACAGGCATGGGCGCGGAACTGGTGTGCAATACGGACGTGTTCTGCTTTGCCTCGCCCTTTCACGATAAAAGCCTGCCCCCGCGCCTGCTGCACCCCCGCCGCGTGCTGGAAGGCGTGCGCGAAGGCGTGGAGCACGGCGGCAACAAGTCGGGCATTCCCACGGTCAACGGTTCGCTGGTTTTTGACGAGCGCTACCTTGGCAAGCCGCTGGTTTACTGCGGCACCGTGGGCATCATCCCCGCGGAGATTCATGGCCGCCCCGGCTGGTTCAAGCAGGCCGAGGAAGGCGACTACATTGTCATGACCGGCGGCCGCATCGGCAAGGACGGCATCCACGGCGCAACCTTCTCTTCTGAAGAGCTGCACGAAGGCTCGCCCGCCACTGCGGTGCAGATCGGCGACCCCATCACCCAGCGCAAGATGTACGACTTCATCATGCGCGCCCGCGATTTGGGCCTGTACCACGCCATCACCGACAACGGCGCTGGCGGCCTTTCCTCCTCAGTGGGTGAAATGGCCGAGGATACTGGCGGCTGCGTGCTGGATATCGCCAAGGCTCCGCTGAAATACGATGGCCTGCGCCCCTGGGAGATTCTGCTTTCTGAAGCGCAGGAGCGCATGACCCTGGCCGTTTCGCCGGAAAAGCTCGACGAATTCATGGCCCTTGCCGCACGCATGGATGTGGAAGCCACAGCCCTGGGCCGCTTCACCACCTCCGGCTTCTTTGAAGTGCGCTACCACGACCGCATCATTGCCTCCATGCCCATGGAATTCATGCACGACGGTGTGCCGCAGCTTGAACTTGAAGCCGAATGGAAGGCCCCCGAAGTCACCGATGTCACCGTGGACGTGGCCGAAGTTGAGCAGACCGCTTTTTTGCAGCGCATGCTCGGCACGCTCAATATCTGCTCCAAGGAATACATCATCCGCCAGTATGACCACGAAGTGCGCGGCGGCAGCGTGGTGAAGCCCCTCGTGGGCGTCAAGCGCGACGGCCCGGCAGACGCTGGCGTTATCCGCCCCCTGCTGGAATCGGACGCGGGCCTTGTGATCTCCCACGGCATCTGCCCCAAGTTCAGCGATTACGACACCTACTGGATGATGGCCAACGCCATGGACGAAGCCATCCGCAATGCCGTTGCCGTGGGTGCAGACCCTGACGCTCTGGCGGGTGTGGACAACTTCTGCTGGTGCGACCCGGTGGTCAGCCCCTCCAACCCCGATGGACGCTACAAGCTGGCTCAGCTTGTGCGCGCCTGCCGCGCCCTGCGCCAGTTCTCGCTGGCCTACGGCGTGCCGTGCATCTCGGGCAAGGACTCCATGAAGAACGACTACACCGGCGGCGGCGAACGCATTTCCATTCCGCCCACGGTGCTGTTCTCCATTCTTGGCGTCATCCGCAACGTCACTGCTGCCCAGACCTCTGACTTCAAGCAGGCTGGCCATGCCATCTACGTGCTCGGCGGCACCTGGCGCGAAATGGCAGGCAGTGAAGCCGCCACGGAACTGGGCCTCAAGGGTGGCCGCGTTCCCCATGTGGACGCCTCCAATGCCCTGCTGCGCTACCGCGCGGTCAACGCCCTCATGGGCCAGCGCGCCATTTCCGCCTGCCACGACTGCTCTGACGGCGGCCTTGCCGTAGCCATTGCAGAAATGTGCATCGGCGGCCGCCTGGGTGCAGAAATCAACCTTGATGCCGTGCCCGCCCTTGAAACCATGAACGTGACCGAACTGCTCTACAGCGAAAGCGCCAGCCGCCTGGTTGTGAGCGTCAAGCCCGATCTGGCCATGATTCTCGATGCACTGGGAATGTGGCAGCCCTGCACCCGTATTGGTACTGTCACCGGTAACGGTCAGCTGACCATGAAATCCGGCGACAGCGTCATCGTCAACGCTTCGGTGGAAGATCTGGCCCGCGCCTTCAAGCGTACACTGGACTGGTAA
- a CDS encoding polyprenyl synthetase family protein encodes MIQLKARLALELPGINRALNKAVDTLPEPVRPVARHIFDAGGKRLRPLLTVLTARLLGHEAKSIQDLAITLEMLHAATLLHDDVLDNAVSRRGKPAAHTLFDVSSVILAGDALLAGANALVAKYGDTRLTRCFSEATSRTAAGEILEIAAQRRVDSSSADYEDMVRGKTAWLIRAACEMGALAAGADDAAVTAAAAYGENLGMAFQMVDDALDFAPESVTGKPTGGDVREGKLTPPLRLYRDSLSTAERSAFDAAFCAGLMTEADAASIAESIRQAGHDDAVRRQADEFLDAARQALETLPDRPERELMRQMADYVRDRKK; translated from the coding sequence ATGATCCAACTGAAAGCACGTCTGGCCCTTGAGCTGCCGGGCATCAACCGCGCTCTGAACAAGGCAGTGGACACCCTGCCGGAACCAGTGCGGCCTGTGGCCCGACACATTTTTGATGCGGGCGGCAAACGCCTGCGTCCCCTGCTCACCGTGCTCACGGCCCGCCTTCTGGGCCATGAGGCCAAGAGCATACAGGATCTGGCGATCACGCTGGAGATGCTCCACGCCGCGACCCTGCTGCACGACGATGTGCTGGACAATGCCGTAAGCCGCCGTGGCAAGCCCGCTGCGCATACGCTGTTTGATGTTTCGAGCGTCATTCTTGCGGGCGATGCCCTGCTGGCCGGGGCCAACGCCCTGGTGGCCAAATATGGCGACACGCGGCTGACACGCTGTTTCTCGGAGGCCACCAGCCGCACGGCGGCGGGAGAAATCCTTGAAATCGCGGCCCAGCGCCGTGTTGATTCGAGCAGCGCCGACTATGAAGACATGGTGCGCGGCAAAACGGCATGGCTTATCCGCGCTGCCTGTGAAATGGGCGCGCTTGCCGCCGGGGCCGATGATGCCGCCGTAACCGCTGCCGCCGCCTATGGCGAAAACCTTGGCATGGCCTTTCAGATGGTGGACGACGCCCTTGATTTCGCGCCAGAAAGCGTGACCGGCAAGCCCACTGGCGGCGATGTGCGCGAGGGCAAGCTCACGCCGCCCCTGCGCCTCTACCGCGACAGCCTGAGCACCGCAGAACGCAGCGCCTTTGACGCCGCCTTTTGCGCAGGGCTGATGACGGAAGCGGATGCCGCAAGCATTGCCGAGAGCATCCGGCAGGCCGGACATGACGATGCCGTGCGCCGTCAGGCCGATGAATTTCTTGACGCGGCCAGGCAGGCATTAGAAACTCTGCCTGACAGGCCCGAGCGCGAGCTTATGCGCCAGATGGCCGACTACGTGCGCGACAGAAAAAAGTAA
- the mqnB gene encoding futalosine hydrolase → MSLLLCAATGPELAGLVPGFSPVELAAPTGGASESPAKSWPEMHLWPVRLRCGAALCCITGVGPINAALAMGLALCRAKNEGTPITAVLNAGLAGAFDLAERPLLGLCMVSEEIWPEYGLHDGRSVTAEAFGFPQWQPATGPAVRNRLPLAGAEALERFGARQQPDVFLPCVSLTVAGVSASFARAADLRARYRADLENMEGFAVAYACAREGIPCVETRSVSNKVGPRANDEKDFPGALRALTRVLPALNLI, encoded by the coding sequence GTGAGCCTGCTGCTTTGCGCCGCCACCGGCCCGGAACTGGCGGGCCTTGTGCCCGGATTTTCGCCTGTGGAGCTTGCTGCGCCAACCGGGGGTGCAAGCGAAAGCCCGGCAAAATCCTGGCCTGAAATGCACCTCTGGCCAGTGCGCCTCAGATGTGGCGCCGCGCTGTGCTGCATCACCGGGGTTGGCCCCATTAACGCAGCGCTGGCCATGGGCCTGGCCCTTTGCAGGGCAAAAAACGAAGGCACGCCCATTACGGCCGTGCTCAACGCTGGCCTTGCCGGGGCCTTTGATCTGGCAGAGCGCCCACTTTTGGGGCTGTGCATGGTGAGCGAAGAAATCTGGCCGGAATACGGCCTGCACGATGGGCGCTCCGTCACCGCCGAGGCTTTTGGCTTTCCGCAGTGGCAGCCCGCGACCGGGCCTGCGGTGCGCAACCGCCTGCCCCTGGCAGGGGCGGAAGCGCTTGAGCGCTTTGGCGCGCGGCAACAACCGGATGTTTTTTTGCCTTGCGTATCGCTCACCGTTGCCGGGGTCAGCGCGAGTTTTGCCAGAGCGGCAGACCTGCGCGCCCGCTACCGGGCGGATCTGGAAAATATGGAAGGCTTTGCCGTGGCGTATGCATGCGCCCGCGAGGGCATCCCCTGTGTGGAGACGCGCAGCGTCTCCAACAAGGTCGGCCCCCGCGCCAATGACGAAAAGGATTTTCCCGGCGCGCTGCGCGCGCTCACGCGGGTTTTGCCCGCGCTTAACCTTATCTGA
- a CDS encoding DUF2065 domain-containing protein — protein sequence MKFDYALFLRALGLAIVIEGLCWTLFPGGMRRALLQLLPQPESRLRVLGLIALAVGLGLVALASH from the coding sequence ATGAAATTCGATTACGCCCTTTTTCTCCGCGCTCTTGGTCTGGCCATCGTTATTGAGGGCCTTTGCTGGACACTCTTTCCCGGCGGCATGCGGCGCGCCCTGCTGCAATTGCTGCCCCAGCCGGAAAGCCGCCTCCGCGTCCTTGGGCTGATCGCCCTGGCCGTAGGACTTGGTCTGGTGGCGCTGGCCTCGCACTAA
- a CDS encoding ubiquinone/menaquinone biosynthesis methyltransferase, whose product MESPRNTATETVVKPAHDAAVAGMFGRIVPFYDLLNRVLSLGLDQYWRKVLAQNVRIGDTGRVLDLAAGTLDVSLAIRRRHPSAIVPAMDFCPPMLVRGSRKLKDANARSILPVAADAKRLPLPDASVDCITIAFGIRNILPREAAFAEMLRVLRPGGRACILEFGSGQERIWGGLYNVYLNHLLPRVGKVFSKDPGAYEYLADTIRKFPSALSLEKEMRAAGFERAWHEKLTSGIVCLHVGEKAR is encoded by the coding sequence GTGGAATCTCCCCGCAACACCGCTACGGAAACTGTTGTCAAACCTGCGCACGATGCGGCGGTGGCAGGCATGTTTGGCCGTATTGTACCTTTTTATGACCTGCTGAACCGCGTGCTCAGCCTCGGGCTTGACCAGTACTGGCGCAAGGTGCTGGCGCAAAACGTGCGCATTGGCGATACCGGCAGGGTGCTGGATCTGGCGGCTGGTACGCTGGATGTTTCCCTTGCCATTCGCCGCCGCCACCCCTCGGCCATTGTCCCGGCCATGGATTTTTGCCCGCCCATGCTGGTGCGCGGCAGCCGCAAACTCAAGGACGCCAACGCCCGCAGCATCCTGCCTGTTGCCGCAGACGCCAAGCGCCTGCCCCTGCCCGATGCTTCAGTTGACTGTATCACCATTGCCTTTGGCATCCGCAACATTCTGCCCCGCGAAGCGGCCTTTGCCGAAATGCTGCGCGTTCTGCGCCCCGGCGGCAGGGCCTGCATCCTTGAATTCGGTTCCGGGCAGGAGCGTATCTGGGGCGGCCTGTACAACGTATATCTCAACCACCTGCTGCCCAGGGTTGGCAAAGTATTTTCAAAAGATCCGGGCGCGTACGAGTACCTTGCCGATACCATCCGCAAGTTTCCCTCGGCCCTCAGCCTTGAAAAAGAAATGCGCGCTGCGGGCTTTGAACGTGCCTGGCACGAAAAGCTCACTTCCGGCATTGTCTGCCTGCATGTGGGTGAAAAGGCGCGCTAG
- a CDS encoding cytochrome c3 family protein: protein MKKVLVLTCIMVFALALPALAAPAAPDKPLEFKGSQKTVMFPHAVHAKVECVTCHHQVDGKESFAKCGSSGCHDDLAGKQGEKSLYYVVHTKKELKHTNCIGCHSKVVEGKPELKKDLTACAKSKCHP from the coding sequence GTGAAGAAAGTTCTGGTTCTTACCTGTATCATGGTGTTTGCCCTGGCCCTGCCCGCGCTTGCAGCGCCCGCCGCCCCGGACAAACCGCTGGAATTCAAGGGTTCCCAAAAGACCGTCATGTTCCCGCACGCAGTGCATGCCAAGGTTGAATGCGTTACCTGTCACCATCAGGTTGACGGCAAGGAAAGCTTTGCCAAGTGCGGCAGCTCCGGTTGCCACGATGACCTCGCAGGCAAGCAGGGCGAAAAGAGCCTGTACTATGTTGTGCACACCAAGAAAGAACTCAAGCACACCAACTGCATCGGCTGCCACTCCAAGGTTGTGGAAGGAAAGCCCGAACTCAAGAAAGACCTGACCGCCTGCGCCAAGTCCAAGTGCCATCCGTAG
- the cobJ gene encoding precorrin-3B C(17)-methyltransferase, producing the protein MNPASLHVVGLGPGDAACLTPQARTAIANASCVAGYSLYMELVPPELLAGKQCISTGMRHEEERCAAAVDAALSGQPTALVCSGDPGIYALAGLALEILENRNLVGSVPFSVVPGVPAVCAAAALLGAPLMHDFACISLSDLLTPWETIERRLHAALEADFVCAIYNPRSKGRPHHLEQTLEIARQSRAPHCPVGLVRKAFRPGEEARVFRLDQFDPEQVDMLSILIIGNAESRALGNFMLTPRGYARKKTSNLGNLSK; encoded by the coding sequence ATGAACCCAGCCAGTCTGCATGTTGTCGGCCTCGGCCCCGGTGATGCCGCATGCCTTACCCCTCAGGCCCGCACGGCCATAGCGAATGCATCCTGCGTGGCTGGTTACAGCCTCTACATGGAACTGGTGCCGCCGGAACTGCTGGCAGGCAAACAGTGCATCAGCACCGGCATGCGGCACGAGGAAGAACGCTGCGCTGCGGCGGTGGATGCTGCCCTGTCAGGCCAGCCCACGGCCCTTGTCTGCTCTGGCGACCCCGGCATCTATGCGCTGGCGGGTCTGGCCCTCGAGATTCTGGAAAACCGGAATCTTGTGGGCAGCGTGCCCTTCAGCGTTGTGCCGGGCGTTCCAGCGGTGTGCGCGGCGGCAGCCCTGCTGGGCGCTCCCCTGATGCACGATTTTGCCTGCATCAGCCTGAGCGACCTGCTCACGCCGTGGGAAACCATTGAACGCAGGCTCCACGCGGCCCTGGAGGCCGATTTTGTCTGCGCCATCTATAATCCCCGCTCCAAGGGGCGGCCCCACCATCTGGAGCAGACACTTGAAATTGCGCGGCAATCCCGCGCGCCGCATTGCCCTGTAGGGCTTGTGCGCAAGGCCTTTCGCCCCGGCGAGGAAGCCCGAGTGTTCCGCCTTGACCAGTTTGACCCGGAACAGGTCGACATGCTCTCCATACTCATCATCGGCAATGCAGAAAGCCGGGCGTTGGGGAACTTCATGCTCACCCCCAGAGGTTACGCGCGCAAAAAGACTTCCAATCTCGGCAACTTATCAAAATAG